ATTTCCATCTGGTTTTCGTGATTATAAACTTGAAGATAAGGTGATGAAATTTTGGGCTGACAAAAATCTTCCCAAATCCAATATATCTTTGGACGCAAATAATGTGAAATTGTCTGCCGAATCGCTTTCTAAAATAAAACTTGTACCAGAATTTATTTCAAAAATTGAGCAATTGGAAGAAAAAAGTTCTAAAATTCGCCAAAAAAGATTGTACTGATTTAGAAATTACTGTAAAATAATTTTATTTTTACTGATTGAATTCAGTTAGTCCGCACTTTCCACAAGTGTGTCTGTCTTTATGCTCTGACATGAAAACACCTTTTCCACATCTAGAGCAAATCTTTCTAATTCTTGTAACTTTGTCTCCATCTACTTTGAAGTATTTGTAAACATTGGGACTAGAACCTTTCTTACCTTTTTGTTCTACA
This genomic window from Nitrosopumilus ureiphilus contains:
- a CDS encoding 30S ribosomal protein S27ae; amino-acid sequence: MPVEQKGKKGSSPNVYKYFKVDGDKVTRIRKICSRCGKGVFMSEHKDRHTCGKCGLTEFNQ